Proteins from a single region of Stappia sp. ES.058:
- a CDS encoding antitoxin, translated as MANPPKAKDPAEAALSAVEEALKIDFGDDDQQQAASASSGSDASARSADASAVESDATPVRQDTARSGNRRGRGGGRPTSAANDDRRSIGNLIYALQRRPTSAPFWFSLALSILWIAGGWWLASSAFSAEVAALTSANDIMASPSLILIAVAVVVPVLFFWAMALMIFRAQEMRIVARGMTEVALRLAEPEDVAKESILSVGQAIRREVAAMGDGIERAIARASELEVLVHNEVSSLERSYNDNELKIRSLIDELVTQREAVVSNADRVRDSITGAHESLAAQLDATSDKISTIADSATERLTGAIDSRVGELTATVDGRVREITDTFNTAGGQLIDNLASHGETYVERLTGTGHDLVENMSRTGSEFAETLQSRGTEINDRFSSTASEFVETLTTRGNEINDRLDQTSTSLFTTLTERGDQINETLASTGTSIVDTLSLRGSEITEALTSTGQSVGDTITSRGEEITASLSLTSGKLIDTITTRTEDLLSTLDTRVTGLDTSLAETGDRVVESISLRGQEVTDTISVKGAEIVETLSSRTEEVAEILRGTGESIVVDLSLRGGEIASKLDETAGSLSETITVRGTELADRLGSVGDKIHEAISVNGEALDERLEQRSKEIATIIDSQTTAFRVSLEDASDALTTSLSTHTSDFARTLSETGTELAHLIGSRGERVAGDLTAIGDRLDATLADRGGNLQISLSGHLEQMEYLIGERGDALIASVDTRSRELGETLDGRIESLNSTLDLRSSTLAETLDQRIDGFDKTLDGGIGKLAVTLENRTEQFEKTLSERTVALSDVLENRSEAITIQLSNKVDEVGAKLSARAEEIGTNLSDRSTVIGETIERHLVSFESSIGEKVDLAAVSMSEKAEHLAETMSTGTERIDQALDARARQISETLIARTREIAAAFVDGQTEMSNSLDQRLTDAGQVLSRQSQDLTDTLSDRIAEINVSLGSKVFEVAETLDSRSAELERILADRLAAISGTLTSESERARLTLSDVLTEAGGTVERLTSALSSESGKLKDTVEVTLDEATSKLEGEGARLRQIVLGSVGEARGAMQSESEKAADAIVQALNNASGAMSGESEKIRDLLFAAISEAAHSLAAESEKARAMFVGSLSEMNGTLGTESEKAREEITRTVQEVSGTLNAESEQARMVLARTIEEIRNTVAGEADGVRSQVANAVRAAADLLSERGNAVADDLVARAEALNAALEERTGTLAGLVSTDGNALVTAIEQRANDLTGRVSEVHDAILEAITVKGKDVTDSFARTGLDATRALVEAGDELVSRLDERSASAAEILTRTKSQLESDITGLLDRLNQSNAMLSDVLANADDNLGKVETSLSRSAGEFRTAIDRAVTETSSSTETLTEQTGVLRKVSDTVLSDLSTLAGRLEEHGRLLTDAAKHLEEVDRSVESRVGERKTAIEDVADTLLAKTEAVDSLMRSFSKQLEEMLEQADGKSRDVTRQLTSAAEAATAAVAEQFESMRMSAGLEGQKAREAVRAAQDDVVAEMSSTLSEASERFTEATTRMRDVARDVHRELEKTRTELKRGILDLPEEAEQSTSALRKVVSEQVRALSELSEIVARQSNALDTSRAGDRTVAAGATGATLASVSRQQSEPAPRPAPQPPQPAAQQPAPQQQAPQQRGELRGELRRKTLSDFEPQAPNKGGDTRGSAPNAPQGKGWVSDLLRRASQDEETDAQGDEAPRSPLQMVESLNSLSIDIARAIDHETFIDLWDRYKRGERHVFTRRLYTLQGQQTFDEIRQKYARDGEFRAAVDRYLTDFEQLLAQVSRNDRDNIMSQTYLTSDTGKVYTMLAHASGRLD; from the coding sequence ATGGCAAATCCCCCGAAGGCGAAAGATCCCGCCGAAGCTGCCCTCTCGGCGGTTGAGGAGGCGCTGAAGATCGATTTCGGCGATGACGACCAGCAGCAGGCCGCCAGCGCGTCGTCCGGCAGCGATGCAAGCGCGCGCAGCGCCGACGCATCCGCCGTGGAATCCGACGCAACGCCCGTCCGGCAGGACACCGCGCGCTCCGGCAATCGCCGCGGACGCGGCGGCGGACGTCCGACCTCGGCCGCGAACGACGACCGCCGCTCGATCGGCAACCTGATCTACGCCCTGCAGCGCCGCCCGACCTCGGCGCCTTTCTGGTTTTCTCTCGCGCTCAGCATCCTGTGGATCGCCGGCGGCTGGTGGCTCGCGTCCTCGGCCTTCTCCGCCGAAGTCGCGGCCCTCACCTCCGCAAACGACATCATGGCATCGCCCTCACTGATCCTGATCGCGGTCGCGGTCGTCGTGCCGGTGCTGTTCTTCTGGGCCATGGCGCTGATGATTTTCCGCGCCCAGGAAATGCGCATCGTCGCGCGCGGCATGACCGAAGTCGCGCTGCGGCTCGCGGAACCGGAAGATGTCGCCAAGGAATCCATCCTCAGCGTCGGCCAGGCGATCCGTCGCGAGGTCGCCGCCATGGGCGACGGCATCGAACGCGCGATTGCCCGCGCCAGCGAGCTGGAGGTTCTCGTCCACAACGAGGTGTCCTCGCTCGAACGCTCCTACAATGACAATGAACTCAAGATCCGCTCGCTGATCGACGAACTCGTGACGCAGCGCGAGGCGGTGGTCTCCAACGCCGACCGCGTCCGCGATTCCATCACCGGCGCGCATGAAAGCCTCGCGGCGCAGCTGGACGCCACGTCCGACAAGATCAGCACAATTGCCGACAGCGCCACCGAACGACTGACCGGCGCCATCGACAGCCGTGTCGGCGAACTGACCGCCACGGTCGACGGACGCGTGCGCGAAATCACCGACACGTTCAACACGGCCGGCGGCCAGCTGATCGACAACCTCGCCTCCCATGGCGAGACCTACGTCGAACGCCTGACGGGCACCGGCCACGACCTCGTCGAGAACATGTCGCGCACCGGCTCGGAGTTCGCCGAAACCCTGCAAAGCCGCGGCACCGAAATCAACGACCGCTTCTCCTCCACGGCGAGCGAGTTCGTCGAAACGCTGACGACACGCGGCAACGAGATCAACGACCGTCTGGACCAGACCTCGACCTCGCTGTTCACCACGCTGACCGAGCGCGGCGACCAGATCAACGAGACGCTGGCCTCCACCGGCACCTCCATCGTCGACACGCTGTCGCTGCGCGGCTCGGAAATCACCGAGGCGCTGACATCGACCGGCCAGAGCGTCGGCGACACCATCACCTCGCGCGGCGAGGAGATCACCGCCAGCCTGTCGCTCACCAGCGGCAAGCTGATCGACACGATCACCACCCGCACGGAAGACCTGCTGTCGACCCTCGACACCCGCGTGACCGGCCTCGACACCTCGCTCGCCGAAACCGGCGACCGCGTCGTGGAGAGCATTTCCCTGCGTGGCCAGGAAGTCACCGACACGATTTCGGTCAAGGGCGCGGAAATCGTCGAGACGCTGTCCTCGCGCACCGAGGAAGTGGCGGAAATCCTGCGCGGCACCGGCGAGAGCATCGTCGTCGACCTGTCGCTGCGCGGCGGCGAGATCGCTTCCAAGCTGGACGAGACCGCCGGCAGCCTGTCGGAGACGATCACCGTGCGCGGCACGGAGCTGGCCGACCGGCTGGGCTCCGTCGGCGACAAGATCCACGAGGCCATCTCCGTCAACGGCGAGGCGCTCGACGAGCGTCTGGAGCAGCGCAGCAAGGAAATCGCGACGATCATCGACAGCCAGACGACCGCCTTCCGCGTCTCGCTGGAAGACGCCTCCGACGCGCTCACGACCTCGCTGTCGACGCATACGTCCGACTTCGCCCGTACGCTGTCGGAGACCGGCACCGAACTCGCCCATCTCATCGGATCGCGCGGCGAGCGCGTTGCCGGCGACCTGACCGCCATCGGCGACCGTCTGGACGCAACGCTCGCCGATCGCGGGGGCAACCTCCAGATCAGCCTGAGCGGCCATCTGGAGCAGATGGAATACCTGATCGGCGAACGCGGCGATGCCTTGATCGCCTCCGTCGACACCCGCTCGCGCGAGCTTGGCGAGACCCTCGACGGACGCATCGAGTCGCTGAACTCGACGCTCGACCTGCGCTCGTCCACGCTCGCCGAGACGCTGGACCAGCGCATCGACGGTTTCGACAAGACGCTCGACGGCGGCATCGGCAAACTCGCCGTCACCCTGGAAAACCGCACGGAGCAATTCGAAAAGACACTTTCGGAACGCACCGTCGCGCTCTCCGACGTCCTGGAGAACCGCTCCGAGGCAATCACCATCCAGTTGTCGAACAAGGTCGACGAGGTGGGAGCCAAGCTCAGCGCGCGCGCCGAGGAAATCGGCACCAACCTGTCCGATCGCTCCACCGTTATCGGAGAGACCATCGAGCGTCACCTCGTCAGCTTCGAATCCTCGATCGGCGAGAAGGTCGATCTCGCCGCGGTCTCCATGTCGGAAAAGGCCGAGCATCTGGCCGAAACCATGTCGACAGGAACGGAACGGATCGACCAGGCGCTGGACGCCCGCGCCCGCCAGATCAGCGAAACCCTGATCGCCCGGACCCGCGAGATCGCCGCAGCCTTCGTCGACGGCCAGACCGAAATGTCGAATTCGCTCGACCAGCGTCTGACCGATGCGGGCCAGGTGCTGTCGCGCCAGAGCCAGGACCTGACCGACACGCTGTCCGACCGCATCGCGGAGATCAACGTGTCGCTCGGTTCCAAGGTGTTCGAGGTCGCCGAGACCCTCGACAGCCGCTCGGCCGAGCTGGAACGCATTCTCGCGGACCGTCTGGCGGCCATCTCCGGTACGCTGACGAGCGAGAGCGAACGCGCCCGCCTCACCCTGTCGGACGTCCTCACGGAAGCCGGCGGGACCGTGGAACGCCTCACAAGCGCTTTGTCCAGTGAGAGCGGAAAGCTCAAGGACACCGTCGAGGTGACCCTGGACGAAGCGACCAGCAAACTCGAGGGCGAAGGCGCACGCCTGCGCCAGATCGTGCTCGGCTCGGTCGGCGAGGCGCGCGGCGCCATGCAGAGCGAAAGCGAGAAGGCGGCGGACGCCATCGTCCAGGCCCTCAACAACGCCTCCGGCGCCATGTCGGGCGAAAGCGAGAAGATCCGCGACCTGCTCTTCGCCGCAATCAGCGAGGCCGCCCACAGCCTTGCCGCGGAAAGCGAAAAGGCCCGCGCCATGTTCGTCGGCTCGCTGAGCGAAATGAACGGCACGCTCGGCACCGAGAGCGAAAAGGCCCGCGAGGAGATCACCCGCACGGTCCAGGAAGTCTCCGGCACGCTCAACGCGGAAAGCGAGCAGGCCCGCATGGTGCTTGCCCGCACCATCGAGGAGATCCGCAACACCGTCGCCGGCGAGGCCGACGGCGTGCGCTCGCAGGTCGCCAATGCGGTCCGCGCGGCGGCCGACCTCCTGTCGGAGCGCGGCAATGCGGTCGCCGACGACCTCGTCGCCCGCGCCGAAGCGCTCAATGCAGCGCTCGAGGAGCGCACCGGCACCCTTGCCGGGCTGGTCAGCACCGACGGCAACGCGCTTGTCACGGCCATCGAGCAGCGCGCCAACGACCTTACGGGCCGTGTCTCGGAGGTCCACGACGCGATCCTCGAGGCGATCACCGTCAAGGGCAAGGACGTCACCGACAGCTTCGCCCGCACGGGTCTCGATGCCACCCGCGCGCTGGTGGAAGCCGGCGACGAGCTGGTCTCCAGGCTCGACGAGCGCAGCGCCTCGGCGGCGGAGATCCTCACCCGCACCAAGTCGCAGCTGGAAAGCGACATCACCGGCCTGCTGGATCGCCTGAACCAGTCGAACGCCATGCTTAGCGACGTTCTCGCCAATGCCGACGACAATCTCGGCAAGGTCGAGACCTCGCTGTCGCGCAGCGCCGGCGAGTTCCGCACCGCCATCGACCGGGCGGTCACGGAAACCTCCAGCTCGACCGAGACGCTCACCGAGCAGACCGGCGTGCTGCGCAAGGTCTCCGACACGGTTCTCTCCGACCTCTCGACCCTCGCCGGTCGCCTGGAGGAGCACGGCCGCCTGCTCACCGATGCCGCCAAGCATCTGGAAGAGGTCGACCGCTCCGTGGAAAGCCGCGTCGGCGAACGCAAGACCGCCATCGAGGATGTCGCCGACACGCTTCTCGCCAAGACCGAGGCCGTCGACAGCCTGATGCGCAGCTTCTCCAAGCAGCTTGAGGAGATGCTGGAGCAGGCCGACGGCAAGAGCCGCGACGTGACCCGTCAGCTCACCTCGGCCGCGGAAGCCGCAACGGCCGCCGTCGCCGAGCAGTTCGAGTCCATGCGCATGTCGGCCGGCCTCGAAGGCCAGAAGGCCCGCGAGGCGGTGCGCGCAGCCCAGGACGACGTGGTCGCGGAAATGTCGAGCACGCTGTCGGAAGCCTCCGAACGCTTCACCGAGGCGACCACCCGCATGCGCGACGTCGCCCGCGACGTCCACCGCGAGCTGGAAAAGACCCGCACGGAGCTCAAGCGCGGCATTCTCGACCTCCCCGAGGAGGCGGAACAGTCCACCTCGGCCCTGCGCAAGGTGGTCAGCGAACAGGTGCGCGCGCTCTCCGAACTCTCGGAGATCGTCGCCCGCCAGTCGAACGCGCTCGACACCTCGCGTGCCGGGGACCGCACGGTCGCGGCCGGGGCAACGGGGGCGACGCTTGCCTCCGTGTCGCGCCAGCAGTCCGAGCCGGCCCCGCGCCCTGCCCCGCAGCCGCCGCAGCCGGCCGCACAGCAGCCGGCACCCCAGCAGCAGGCCCCGCAGCAGCGTGGCGAGCTGCGCGGCGAGCTGCGTCGCAAGACGCTGAGCGACTTCGAGCCGCAGGCGCCGAACAAGGGCGGCGACACGCGCGGCTCCGCGCCAAACGCCCCGCAGGGCAAGGGCTGGGTCTCCGACCTGCTGCGCCGCGCCTCGCAGGACGAGGAAACCGACGCCCAGGGCGACGAGGCGCCCCGTTCGCCGCTGCAGATGGTGGAATCGCTCAACTCGCTGTCGATCGACATTGCGCGCGCCATCGACCACGAGACCTTCATCGACCTGTGGGACCGCTACAAGCGCGGCGAGCGGCATGTCTTCACCCGCCGTCTCTACACGCTGCAGGGTCAGCAGACCTTCGACGAGATCCGGCAGAAATACGCCCGCGACGGCGAGTTCCGCGCCGCCGTTGACCGGTATCTCACCGACTTCGAGCAGCTTCTGGCCCAGGTGTCGCGCAACGACCGCGACAACATCATGAGCCAGACCTATCTCACGTCGGACACCGGCAAGGTCTACACGATGCTCGCCCACGCCAGCGGCCGTCTGGACTGA
- a CDS encoding ABC transporter ATP-binding protein: MPRDGDSPPASPLSVPSDEVVLSARGVTVGFGSTIVLQDLDLDVYRREILGFVGGSGTGKSVLMRAILGLTPRRAGEIEVFGVNLKTATDDARHAVERRWGVLFQQGALFSSLTVRQNIQLPMREHMRMSERLMDELALLKIEMVGLSRSAADKVPSELSGGMIKRASLARALALDPDLVFLDEPTSGLDPIGAAAFDDLVLKLRETLGLTVYMVTHDLDSLHSICDRVAVLGEKRVLTAGKIEELQRFDNDWVQEYFNGVRALRRM; the protein is encoded by the coding sequence ATGCCGCGCGACGGGGATTCCCCGCCGGCCTCGCCGCTGTCCGTCCCCAGCGACGAAGTGGTGTTGAGCGCGCGCGGGGTCACAGTCGGCTTCGGCTCCACCATCGTGCTGCAGGATCTCGATCTCGATGTATACCGCCGGGAGATCCTTGGCTTCGTCGGCGGATCCGGCACCGGCAAGTCCGTTTTGATGCGCGCGATCCTTGGATTGACGCCGCGCCGTGCCGGCGAGATCGAGGTGTTCGGTGTCAACCTCAAGACGGCCACGGACGACGCGCGTCATGCGGTGGAGCGGCGCTGGGGGGTGCTGTTTCAGCAAGGCGCGCTGTTTTCCTCGCTGACCGTGCGGCAGAACATCCAGCTTCCGATGCGCGAGCACATGCGCATGTCGGAACGGTTGATGGACGAACTGGCGCTCCTGAAGATCGAGATGGTCGGCCTGTCGCGCTCCGCCGCCGACAAGGTCCCGTCCGAGCTCTCCGGCGGCATGATCAAGCGTGCGAGCCTGGCGCGCGCGCTGGCGCTCGATCCGGACCTCGTCTTTCTCGACGAGCCGACCTCCGGGCTCGATCCCATCGGCGCGGCCGCTTTCGATGATCTGGTGCTGAAACTGAGGGAGACGCTGGGGTTGACCGTCTATATGGTGACCCACGATCTGGACAGTCTGCATTCCATTTGCGACCGCGTCGCGGTATTAGGGGAGAAACGGGTTCTGACCGCCGGCAAGATCGAGGAGCTGCAGCGTTTCGACAATGACTGGGTGCAGGAGTATTTCAACGGCGTTCGGGCGTTGCGACGCATGTGA
- a CDS encoding MlaD family protein translates to METRANYVAIGAFVFVTMFIGFAFIYWLGSRSEGPRALPVKVIFNGAVTGLSVGGAVNFNGIKVGDVGSLGFDPKDPSVVIATIRVNPTTPLRADVKATLGFQTLSGIAYVELSGGSPTSPLLLDADAEEPPVIHAERSAFEDIVEGARDILSRADTTLAAVERVVEDNRDDISDIISNARVFSEALAKNADGVDTFMSSVASTGEALQQLSGRLEGLVDSATAVVQAVPPEKVTEIVDNTAAITSKAADAADGLTSVLKDAEKAASDLATFTVGLNESLSEFDKVIGAVRPEAISEVVDNVAAFSKVLQDRSDDIDRLVVSSSKTMENIEQVTAIAVDREADIRAVIADARVISDKLIGTVEQVNGILTAVDPARVESVLASVDNVATGLSGRTDTITRAIDQAGVAVDNVTEFSDSLKGRGPDIDAILADAKTLTATLNATGTRVQSVVAKVEAMVDADGEGLITEATKAASAIRKVADTLAERVGPITSGLEKFTVRGSADFSAAMAQLNRTLLEIQRAASELNRNPQRVIFGGSDTPTFGGAQRR, encoded by the coding sequence ATGGAAACCCGCGCGAACTATGTGGCGATCGGCGCGTTCGTATTCGTCACGATGTTCATCGGATTCGCGTTCATCTACTGGCTTGGCAGCCGGTCGGAGGGTCCGCGCGCGCTTCCCGTCAAGGTCATCTTCAACGGGGCCGTGACGGGCCTGTCGGTCGGTGGCGCGGTGAACTTCAACGGCATCAAGGTCGGCGATGTCGGCTCGCTCGGGTTCGATCCGAAAGACCCGTCGGTCGTGATCGCCACCATCCGGGTCAATCCGACCACGCCGCTGCGCGCCGACGTCAAGGCGACGCTCGGGTTCCAGACGCTGTCGGGCATCGCCTATGTCGAATTGTCCGGAGGATCGCCGACCTCGCCGCTGCTGCTCGACGCCGACGCGGAGGAGCCGCCGGTGATCCATGCCGAGCGCTCCGCCTTCGAGGATATCGTGGAGGGCGCGCGCGACATTCTCTCCCGCGCGGACACGACGCTTGCCGCCGTGGAGCGCGTCGTGGAGGACAACCGCGACGACATCAGCGACATCATCTCCAACGCGCGCGTCTTTTCCGAAGCGCTTGCCAAGAACGCCGATGGCGTCGACACTTTCATGTCGAGCGTCGCGAGCACGGGCGAGGCGCTTCAACAGCTCTCCGGCAGGCTGGAGGGCCTGGTGGACAGCGCCACCGCCGTCGTTCAGGCCGTTCCGCCCGAGAAAGTCACCGAGATCGTCGACAACACCGCTGCGATCACCTCCAAGGCCGCGGATGCGGCGGATGGGCTGACATCGGTTCTCAAGGATGCGGAAAAGGCGGCCAGCGATCTGGCGACCTTCACCGTCGGGCTGAACGAGAGCCTTTCGGAATTTGACAAGGTGATCGGTGCGGTCCGTCCCGAGGCGATCTCGGAGGTCGTCGACAATGTCGCGGCCTTCTCCAAGGTCCTCCAGGACCGGTCGGACGACATCGACCGGCTCGTCGTGTCCTCCAGCAAGACGATGGAGAATATCGAACAGGTGACCGCGATCGCGGTCGATCGCGAAGCCGACATTCGCGCTGTCATCGCCGATGCGCGCGTCATTTCCGACAAGCTGATCGGGACGGTCGAGCAGGTGAACGGCATTCTCACCGCGGTCGATCCGGCGCGGGTCGAAAGCGTTCTGGCCTCCGTCGACAATGTGGCGACAGGGCTTTCCGGGCGCACCGACACGATCACCCGCGCCATCGACCAGGCCGGGGTTGCGGTCGACAATGTCACGGAGTTCTCCGACAGCCTGAAGGGCCGGGGTCCGGACATCGATGCCATTCTGGCGGACGCCAAGACCCTTACCGCAACGCTCAATGCGACCGGAACGCGCGTGCAAAGTGTCGTTGCCAAGGTCGAGGCGATGGTCGACGCCGATGGCGAGGGGCTGATCACGGAGGCCACGAAGGCCGCCAGCGCCATTCGCAAGGTGGCCGATACGCTTGCCGAGCGCGTCGGCCCGATCACCAGCGGACTTGAAAAGTTCACCGTGCGCGGCTCCGCCGATTTCTCCGCCGCGATGGCGCAGCTCAACCGCACGCTGCTGGAGATCCAGCGCGCGGCCAGCGAGCTCAACCGCAATCCGCAGCGCGTCATCTTCGGCGGGTCGGACACGCCGACCTTCGGCGGGGCGCAGCGGCGATGA
- a CDS encoding 3'-5' exonuclease codes for MELSRKAFWAVDVEGNGASPPEIVEIAIVEVRDLEVRSRRMKWLVKPKVPITPQVTRIHGITNDDVARSPDIEDIADDIITWTSESRIIGHNVKVELDAISQAILGWRPAMAIDTLKLARLLLPGRESYSLKKLGTDLSLSSIAARESGKEHHSALFDSILSGLLFCHLLSSLPEDRRQSAIEESDIMNSIQRELLL; via the coding sequence ATGGAACTGAGCAGGAAGGCGTTCTGGGCAGTCGACGTCGAAGGCAACGGCGCAAGCCCGCCGGAAATTGTCGAAATCGCAATCGTCGAAGTACGCGATCTCGAAGTGCGATCCCGTCGCATGAAATGGCTTGTGAAACCAAAAGTGCCGATCACGCCACAGGTTACTCGTATCCATGGAATCACCAACGACGATGTAGCGCGGTCCCCTGACATAGAAGATATAGCAGATGATATCATTACTTGGACGAGCGAGAGCCGGATCATTGGCCATAACGTGAAGGTCGAGCTAGACGCTATTTCGCAGGCTATTCTGGGTTGGCGACCGGCGATGGCAATAGACACGCTCAAACTGGCGCGCCTCTTACTACCAGGCCGAGAGTCATACAGCCTTAAAAAATTAGGAACTGATCTCAGCTTGAGTAGCATTGCTGCCCGCGAGAGTGGAAAAGAACATCACTCAGCTCTATTCGATTCCATCCTGTCTGGACTTCTCTTCTGCCATCTACTTTCCAGCCTTCCGGAAGACCGTCGGCAATCGGCGATTGAAGAGAGTGACATCATGAATTCTATCCAGAGGGAATTATTGCTGTGA
- a CDS encoding AAA family ATPase, with protein sequence MKRPFKIGVAGSHSTGKTTFVSKMQSMIEDSGLRVGRVGDIATRALKLGFPILRKHTYESTLWIMAECMRQEAELSLSTDVILVDRPALDALGYLQAALSVSGRSVDAGRLDALEQIAEAHSADYDVLVVTSLDPTIPVGPGRDDDEMFRRAAAKAVDDLILRKRCDALVLTSENSEEVAQTVMTAISANIK encoded by the coding sequence GTGAAACGTCCATTCAAAATCGGCGTCGCTGGCTCGCATTCGACTGGAAAGACAACCTTCGTCTCTAAGATGCAGAGCATGATTGAGGACTCAGGTTTGCGGGTCGGACGGGTCGGTGATATCGCAACTAGAGCACTTAAACTGGGGTTCCCGATCCTTCGCAAGCATACATACGAAAGCACTCTCTGGATCATGGCGGAATGCATGCGTCAGGAAGCAGAATTGTCACTGTCGACTGACGTCATTCTGGTGGACCGACCGGCCCTTGACGCTCTCGGTTACCTCCAGGCAGCGCTTTCGGTGTCCGGCCGCAGCGTTGATGCCGGCAGGCTCGATGCGCTTGAGCAGATCGCCGAAGCTCATTCCGCCGACTATGACGTGTTAGTTGTGACCTCGCTTGATCCAACCATCCCAGTCGGCCCCGGTCGTGATGACGACGAGATGTTCAGGCGAGCCGCAGCGAAAGCGGTCGACGATTTGATTCTGAGGAAGCGCTGCGATGCGCTTGTGTTGACATCTGAAAATTCGGAAGAGGTTGCACAGACGGTGATGACGGCAATTTCGGCCAACATCAAATAG
- a CDS encoding ABC-type transport auxiliary lipoprotein family protein: MSLARIAAAVFGLAVLVSLGGCAGNNAPEAYYGLTVPESLEARARSRSGARQVLVPQPRALQALDTANIAVVDDGPVYTYFPKAAWTDTLPKVVQAKIVQSLENTRGLRGVGLPGEGLLIDYQLQTDLRAFELRVDGRDRAVVEIMARLVNDRNGRTRASRIFRAEAPAKSTSVRDAVSALNTATDAVLREMSAWVLGNV; this comes from the coding sequence ATGAGTTTGGCAAGGATCGCGGCAGCCGTTTTCGGCCTGGCCGTACTGGTCTCGCTCGGCGGCTGTGCAGGCAACAATGCGCCGGAGGCCTATTACGGATTGACCGTTCCGGAAAGCCTCGAGGCACGGGCCCGCTCCCGCTCGGGCGCGCGCCAGGTGCTGGTGCCGCAGCCGCGCGCGCTTCAGGCGCTCGACACCGCCAATATCGCCGTCGTCGACGACGGCCCCGTCTACACCTACTTCCCCAAGGCCGCCTGGACGGACACGCTGCCCAAGGTGGTGCAGGCCAAGATCGTCCAGTCGCTGGAAAACACCCGCGGCCTGCGCGGCGTTGGCCTGCCGGGCGAGGGGCTTTTGATCGACTATCAGCTGCAGACGGACCTCAGAGCCTTCGAGCTGCGCGTCGACGGCCGCGACCGCGCGGTGGTCGAAATCATGGCGCGCCTCGTCAACGACCGCAACGGCCGCACCCGCGCCAGCCGCATCTTCCGCGCCGAGGCCCCCGCCAAGAGCACAAGCGTCCGCGACGCCGTCTCCGCCCTGAACACCGCCACCGACGCGGTGCTGCGCGAAATGTCCGCATGGGTGCTCGGGAACGTGTGA
- a CDS encoding radical SAM protein: protein MKRLRSTGEELPDTLRQVVDYRKSGLSLNHVVGCPLDCGYCVRHLFSNFEMKKPQLVMPDDEAVEQLVGHWAFQANLTPIQVFNRATDPFLPIVKEHLFRCVEDLDRRGLKNPVLIITRWHVLPEDVERLARLQNLRVTVLITWSGIEDHKIEPVPSSISEQSLRVLSRKKGGLRSILYWRPIVAGLNDSESHIIRARDLSKLADATVFTGLFYRDEIRAYFQSIGAPDLYSDVARRKILPQEVEARIIAAFGDAPIFRKTSCGIAHAHGVADYNGHYGIREICDICPAVQLKICQKAHHVPDMADIQALARRAGLNIARISCDDRRIEVSGSQEQQRYFMQHSLNFQVHDCSQPHHFGRHGKADIGWN from the coding sequence ATGAAACGCCTCAGGTCAACCGGAGAGGAACTCCCTGATACACTTCGGCAGGTCGTCGATTACAGGAAGTCAGGGCTGAGCCTGAACCATGTGGTGGGGTGCCCGCTGGACTGCGGCTATTGCGTGCGCCACTTGTTTAGCAATTTTGAAATGAAGAAGCCGCAACTCGTGATGCCGGATGATGAAGCGGTCGAGCAGTTAGTTGGGCATTGGGCTTTTCAAGCGAATCTCACCCCAATCCAAGTCTTCAATCGAGCTACAGATCCGTTCTTGCCAATCGTCAAGGAGCATCTGTTCCGTTGCGTCGAAGACCTCGACCGTCGTGGGTTGAAGAATCCTGTTCTCATCATCACGAGGTGGCATGTATTGCCGGAGGACGTCGAACGCCTTGCCAGGCTCCAAAACTTGAGAGTTACGGTGCTGATCACTTGGTCCGGAATTGAGGATCACAAAATAGAACCAGTACCATCCAGTATTTCTGAGCAAAGCCTTCGAGTGCTTTCCAGAAAAAAAGGAGGCTTGCGTTCGATCCTATATTGGAGGCCAATCGTAGCGGGCCTGAATGATAGTGAATCTCATATAATCAGGGCCAGAGACCTATCGAAGCTTGCTGACGCGACCGTCTTCACTGGGCTATTCTATCGCGATGAGATCCGCGCCTATTTTCAGAGTATAGGTGCTCCGGATCTCTATTCAGACGTTGCACGCCGCAAGATCCTCCCTCAGGAGGTCGAAGCTCGGATCATCGCAGCATTTGGTGACGCCCCAATCTTCCGGAAAACATCCTGTGGTATCGCGCATGCGCATGGTGTCGCGGATTACAACGGCCATTACGGCATTCGAGAAATTTGCGACATTTGTCCCGCCGTTCAACTCAAGATCTGCCAGAAAGCTCATCACGTGCCGGACATGGCTGATATTCAAGCCCTCGCTCGGAGGGCGGGACTTAATATTGCGAGGATCAGCTGTGACGATCGGCGGATCGAGGTCAGCGGAAGCCAAGAGCAACAACGATACTTTATGCAGCACTCCTTGAATTTCCAGGTACATGACTGCAGTCAGCCTCACCACTTTGGGCGACACGGAAAGGCTGACATCGGATGGAACTGA